Genomic DNA from Acidobacteriota bacterium:
TGATTTCCAGGTTGCCCAGGCGTCACAGGTTGCTGCGCCAGCGCAGTGACAACGAATGCCAAGATGAAGATCAGGCTTTTGGTCATACGATTTTCTGCCATCCACAAAGCGCAAGGCCAGTTACCTTATTGCACCGGGGTAGAGGCCGGAGCACCTTTGTCCTTTACAAAAAAGACCAGAAACTTGGCGGGCTGGGAGTTACTCGCATTCTTGGAAACAACGTGGACATCGTCAGGCGATTCATAAAACGTCTGCCCCGGCCCTAAGGTCATCTCTTTCCCGCTTGCGACCTGCATCACGATGGAACCTTCCAGTACATAGACAAAGGTATGCGCGTTATGCCGATGCTTGCTGGACGAAGCGCCCGGCGCATATTCGACGGTCAGCATCATTGCTTCCTTGCCCGCAACCCCGGTCAAGTCTTTGGTTATCAACGGAGTGACTTTGGGGCTTTGAACCGCTGCGGCGGCCTCATCCGCAAAGAGCCGAGGGATTACCCGCTCCTCGGCCAAAGATGCGGTAGCAAGCAGATACAAACATACGAGCAAAACCCTTTGCGCTGCCGTTCGAGAAGTCATGCGTTTTCTCCTGTTCGATGCTATGACACGTTCGCCAACAACCCAGTCAGCCGCCTGTCTGCATCACCAAACCGCTCAAGCTGTACGCCCATCATGTCCATCACCGACAGGAACAGGCTGCACGCTTTGCGTTTGTCATTGCCTTTGTCGAGGTAATCGAGAATGCGGCCCGTCTTTAACTGTCCACCCGCTTTGCCCGCCAGCACGATGGGCAATTGGTCGGCGCCGTGCGCATCGCCGTCAAACAGACTCGATGCCAGCATCAGCAGCGAATTGTCGAGCAGCGACGTGCCGCCTTCGTCAATCGCTTTCAGCTTTTCGACCAGGTAGGTGAATTGCTGGATGTGGAATTGATTGGTCTTCAGATACATCGCTTCCAGTTCGGGCGCTTTGCCGTTGTGGGTCAGATCGAGATGCAACGCGCCGCGCACGCCTTCGATAAAGCGGAAATTCATTTGCGACAGATCGTTGTTGAGCATCAGCGTAACCAGCCGCGTCTTGTCCATCTGAAAGGCCAATACCGTCAAATCAAGCATCAGCTTCATGTGTTCGGGAATGTTTTGCGGCAACTGTTCGCCGGGGCGCGGCAGGTTGGGTTGCTTGAGCGTAGGCTTCCAACCTTCCAGCCGCTCTTCTTTCGCCGCGTGATCAATGCGCTTCTCGATGTCGCGGATGGATTCCAGATACTCGTCGAGTTTCTTGCGATCATTGCCGCTGATTTTCGGTTGCAGCGCTTTGGCATCGGCCAGTACGAGGTCAAGAATGCTGCGGTCAAGCTGGCGACCCTTGCCATCGTCGAAAAGCTGATCGAAAACGCGCGCCGGATAAATCTCTTTGGTCGCTGGTTTCGTTGGCGAGACCCACGAAACATTCGAGCCATAAATCATCGAAAGACCGTCTTCCAGCCGCAATTCGTTCGGCTCGATGCCCAGCGCCATGCTCGGCACCGCGGTCTGATGGCCGATGCGTTGCGCCAGGATTTGATCGAACGAGGTGCCGACGCGAATCTCTTTGGGATCGAGGCTGACCGGCGCGCCCGACAGCAGGTTCATGCGGCCCAGATGCGGGCTGGTCGAGACAAAGGCTTTCTGGTGATACAAACCGCGCAAGAAAACGATGTCATTGCAAATCGGCGCGAGCGGTTTGGCCGCCTGCCCGAATTCCAGCGCACCGCCCGTGCCTTTGGCCCACCAGTGAATCGGTTCGACGCCGTTGGAAAAGTAGAGGTGCGCGAAGCGCAGCGGCGGTTTGTTGCTGGCCTTGCCGTCTTGCGCGAAGACAGGTAGCGATTCGAGCCAGGGTAAGGTGAGTGCGACGCCCGCGCCGCGCAGGAAATTGCGGCGGGATGGTTGATGGGCCTGGTTCATTGTCCAACTCCTTGTGGTTTCGCTGCGGTCTTGAGCGCGATCTTGTTTGTTGAAGTCAGCGGTGCATTTGCCTCGCTTCCCGTGCGATTGCGGAACTGTTTGCTCAACGCAATCTCTGTCGCCAACTGCGCAAACGTCGCGTCGCCGCCCGCCTGTGCCATGCGTTCAATCAACAACTGATCCGACGCCAGCACCGTGCGGCCCAGCGCGTAACCGACCAGCTTGAATGAAAGCGTTTTGCGCACTTGGGTGTCTTTCGTTTGCAGGTA
This window encodes:
- a CDS encoding DUF1552 domain-containing protein; protein product: MNQAHQPSRRNFLRGAGVALTLPWLESLPVFAQDGKASNKPPLRFAHLYFSNGVEPIHWWAKGTGGALEFGQAAKPLAPICNDIVFLRGLYHQKAFVSTSPHLGRMNLLSGAPVSLDPKEIRVGTSFDQILAQRIGHQTAVPSMALGIEPNELRLEDGLSMIYGSNVSWVSPTKPATKEIYPARVFDQLFDDGKGRQLDRSILDLVLADAKALQPKISGNDRKKLDEYLESIRDIEKRIDHAAKEERLEGWKPTLKQPNLPRPGEQLPQNIPEHMKLMLDLTVLAFQMDKTRLVTLMLNNDLSQMNFRFIEGVRGALHLDLTHNGKAPELEAMYLKTNQFHIQQFTYLVEKLKAIDEGGTSLLDNSLLMLASSLFDGDAHGADQLPIVLAGKAGGQLKTGRILDYLDKGNDKRKACSLFLSVMDMMGVQLERFGDADRRLTGLLANVS
- a CDS encoding cupin domain-containing protein is translated as MTSRTAAQRVLLVCLYLLATASLAEERVIPRLFADEAAAAVQSPKVTPLITKDLTGVAGKEAMMLTVEYAPGASSSKHRHNAHTFVYVLEGSIVMQVASGKEMTLGPGQTFYESPDDVHVVSKNASNSQPAKFLVFFVKDKGAPASTPVQ